In the genome of Kwoniella shivajii chromosome 5, complete sequence, one region contains:
- a CDS encoding 60S ribosomal protein L10: MGRRPARCYRYCKNKPFPKSRYNRGVPDPKIRIYDLGRKRASVDDFPFCCHLVSDEYEQLSSEALEAARICANKYIVKTAGKEAFHMRVRVHPFHVVRINKMLSCAGADRLQQGMRGAWGKPYGSVARVNIGQVIMSIRCKDSNKAVIMEALRRARYKFPGRQKIIVSKKWGFTPLARAEYEALKSEKQVINDGAYVQFLKPKGNLLKNLRTAQRA; this comes from the exons ATGGGTAGACGACCAGCCAGGTGTTACAGATACTGTAAAAACAAGCC TTTCCCCAAGTCAAGGTACAACCGAGGTGTACCTGACCCCAAGATCAGAATTTACGATCTTGGTAGAAAGAGAGCTTCCGTCGATGACTTCCCCTTCTGCTGTCATCTCGTTTCCGATGAATACGAACAACTTTCATCTGAAGCTCTTGAAGCTGCCCGAATTTGTGCCAACAAGTACATTGTCAAGACTGCCGGTAAAGAAGCTTTCCACATGAGAGTTAGAGTTCACCCTTTCCACGTCGTCCGAATCAACAAAATGTTGTCATGTGCCGGTGCCGATAG ATTGCAACAAGGTATGAGAGGTGCTTGGGGTAAACCTTACGGATCCGTTGCTCGAGTCAACAT TGGACAAGTCATCATGTCTATCCGATGCAAAGACTCCAACAAAGCCGTTATTATGGAAGCCCTCCGACGAGCTCGATACAAGTTCCCTGGACGACAAAAGATCATCGTCTCCAAGAAATGGGGTTTCACTCCTCTCGCCAGAGCCGAATACGAGGCCCTCAAATCCGAAAAGCAAGTTATCAACGACGGTGCTTAcgttcaa TTCCTCAAGCCAAAAGGCAACCTCCTCAAAAACCTCCGAACTGCTCAAAGAGCTTAA
- a CDS encoding protein-L-isoaspartate O-methyltransferase: MAWMSSGRTNAELIDKMSRNGLINSSQVAEAMRKVDRKNYVPDTAYAYEDSPQRIGFGATISAPHMHAHACENLLSFLPVADSPHTGAILDVGSGSGYLTAVLHHLAPHSVVVGIDHIQGLVDQSIINLKKDGIPLGPGEDGRGGVMMICGDGRNGSPKYAPFSIIHVGAAAPIIPEPLIDQLAKPGRMFIPVGEGTQDIWQIDKSQSGEITKTKLFGVRYVPLTDANKQWSS; this comes from the exons ATGGCGTGGATGTCTTCTGGAAGAACCAATGCAGAA CTCATCGACAAGATGTCGAGGAATGGTCTCATCAATTCTTCGCAGGTTGCCGAG GCGATGAGGAAGGTAGATAGAAAGAATTACGTTCCTGATACAGCATACGCGTATGAGGATTCACCACA ACGGATTGGGTTTGGTGCTACTATATCTGCTCCGCATATGCATGCACATGCTTGCGAAAATCTCTTATCCTTCTTGCCGGTAGCAGACTCACCACACACTGGAGCTATCTTAGATGTAGGTAGTGGATCAGGATATC TCACGGCTGTCCTTCATCATTTGGCACCACATTCTGTCGTCGTTGGAATCGACCACATTCAAGGATTGGTAGATCAGTCAATCATCAATCtaaagaaggatggaatACCTTTAGGACCGGGAGAGGATGGAAGAGGGGGTGTTATGATGATATGTGGAGATGGAAGGAACGGTTCACCGAAATACGCACCTTTCAGCATAATCCATGTTGGTGCCGCGGCTCCTATCATTCCTGAACCTCTAATCGACCAA CTGGCCAAACCGGGTAGGATGTTCATACCTGTTGGTGAAGGCACGCAAG ATATCTGGCAGATTGATAAATCACAATCAGGGGAAATTACAAAAACGAAGCTCTTCGGTGTAAGG TACGTACCACTTACCGACGCAAACAAGCAGTGGTCAAGTTGA